A part of Leptospira congkakensis genomic DNA contains:
- a CDS encoding HEAT repeat domain-containing protein: MQTNRSSFFFFLILFLILNCDPVPVKQDTNSVEEIVSEEPTTKELLEKLDSTDTFTRSQAAIQLGSREERSAISKLKKLLSDKEPGVRAGAAIALGDLKDKSSSTTIANLMWSDAENPKDVYLDALTRMKDPSVGIRIYPLLDDANPTLRLQAVDALVQIGASSVGSQILSLASKNKDREKDKTYAMALGKLKVSASESYLLGLTKMQDESPTLAAAYLALGRIKAKNANDVLVKALGLPYSKGKENASMALIEIGNPSVVPKVFLFLSSEDAETKLYTTDVLCSIPSKEAAKLAFGLLNGKETKSWGSAAKIVGRQRYKEGRLRIEELLGKPSTPERDSFAEALGWIGDKASVPILRKVLLSGETEGPYGSAWALGILGAKEAVPDLIQALDMGDAKLMVYALEALGSIADPTSLPKLKELLVDRPKMSPQILSTVALIPTEEARLILEEATKSKDADVYRPAMEEIAKRKDKKSIPLLLVHANGDDSEKRKLSYYALTAITGQKFRTAKDWNEWAKGN; this comes from the coding sequence ATGCAAACGAATCGGAGTTCTTTTTTCTTTTTTTTAATTCTTTTTCTTATTTTGAATTGTGATCCAGTCCCGGTGAAGCAGGATACAAACTCCGTAGAGGAAATTGTGTCAGAAGAACCAACCACAAAAGAACTATTGGAAAAACTAGATTCAACTGACACCTTCACTCGTTCCCAAGCGGCCATACAACTAGGCAGTCGGGAAGAAAGATCAGCCATCTCCAAATTAAAAAAACTTTTATCAGATAAGGAACCGGGGGTGCGTGCGGGTGCTGCCATTGCCCTCGGGGATTTAAAAGACAAATCTTCTTCGACTACCATTGCCAATTTGATGTGGTCGGATGCGGAGAATCCCAAAGATGTTTATTTAGATGCCCTCACAAGGATGAAAGATCCTTCGGTGGGAATTCGCATTTATCCTTTGTTAGATGATGCAAATCCTACTCTTCGATTGCAGGCAGTGGATGCACTTGTACAAATTGGTGCGAGTTCTGTTGGTTCACAAATTTTAAGTTTGGCATCCAAAAACAAAGATCGGGAAAAAGACAAAACCTATGCGATGGCACTGGGGAAGTTAAAGGTAAGTGCTTCTGAATCTTATTTACTTGGTCTTACAAAAATGCAAGATGAATCTCCCACTCTTGCTGCTGCTTATTTGGCTCTCGGAAGGATCAAAGCAAAAAATGCAAATGATGTTCTTGTGAAAGCACTGGGTCTTCCTTATAGCAAAGGAAAAGAAAATGCTTCCATGGCTCTGATTGAAATTGGAAATCCTTCTGTGGTTCCCAAGGTTTTTCTGTTTTTAAGTTCTGAAGATGCGGAAACCAAACTTTATACAACTGATGTACTGTGTTCGATTCCTTCGAAAGAAGCAGCAAAGTTAGCCTTTGGTCTGTTAAATGGAAAGGAAACAAAAAGTTGGGGAAGTGCTGCAAAAATTGTAGGACGGCAAAGGTATAAAGAGGGAAGACTCCGTATTGAAGAGTTACTTGGAAAACCATCTACTCCAGAACGTGATAGTTTTGCAGAAGCACTCGGTTGGATTGGGGACAAGGCTTCTGTTCCCATCCTTAGAAAAGTTTTGTTATCTGGGGAAACAGAAGGGCCTTATGGTTCTGCTTGGGCATTGGGAATTCTTGGTGCTAAAGAAGCAGTTCCTGATCTCATCCAAGCACTTGATATGGGTGATGCAAAACTTATGGTTTATGCTTTGGAAGCACTTGGTTCCATTGCCGATCCCACAAGCCTTCCAAAACTAAAAGAATTGTTAGTCGATCGTCCAAAAATGTCTCCACAAATCCTTTCGACAGTGGCTCTCATCCCCACAGAAGAAGCCCGCCTCATCCTTGAGGAAGCAACAAAATCCAAAGATGCAGATGTCTACAGACCTGCGATGGAAGAAATTGCCAAACGAAAGGATAAAAAATCAATTCCTCTTTTGTTGGTCCATGCCAACGGAGATGATTCTGAGAAACGAAAATTGAGTTATTATGCACTCACTGCGATCACAGGACAAAAATTTCGAACTGCCAAAGATTGGAACGAGTGGGCCAAGGGGAATTGA
- a CDS encoding group II truncated hemoglobin, with protein MKKIPTLFEWAGDEKTFEVLFTQFYDKVLKDDLLGKVFGDMSPEHVKHVSHFVSEVFGGGTLYTSKDGGSHSQMIGKHIGKMLTEEMRKRWVHLLLQTADEVGLKSDPEFRSAFVGYIEWGTRLAVINSHLTTNLMDTNEPMPKWSWGETGGPYIPIQS; from the coding sequence ATGAAAAAAATACCAACACTATTTGAGTGGGCGGGTGATGAAAAAACTTTTGAAGTTTTGTTTACTCAGTTTTATGACAAAGTTTTAAAAGACGACTTACTGGGAAAGGTATTTGGTGATATGTCGCCGGAACATGTAAAACATGTCTCTCATTTTGTCTCTGAAGTTTTTGGCGGTGGCACATTGTATACTTCGAAAGATGGAGGAAGCCATTCTCAAATGATAGGAAAACACATTGGAAAAATGTTAACGGAAGAAATGAGAAAACGTTGGGTTCATTTACTTTTGCAAACAGCCGATGAAGTTGGACTGAAAAGCGATCCTGAGTTTCGTTCCGCATTTGTAGGATATATTGAATGGGGCACACGGCTTGCTGTAATTAATTCTCATCTAACAACTAACCTTATGGATACGAACGAACCTATGCCCAAATGGAGTTGGGGAGAAACAGGTGGTCCCTATATACCAATTCAAAGTTAA
- the zigA gene encoding zinc metallochaperone GTPase ZigA, whose translation MKPKIPVTVLSGFLGAGKTTLLNHILSNREGLRVAVIVNDMSEVNIDAKLVASGGSLSRTNEKLVEMSNGCICCTLREDLLIEITKLAKDGKFDSILIESTGISEPLPIAETFTFADENGVSLSDIVSLDSMITVVDAVNFLKDFQSLDSLSERKLGAGEDDDRDIVDLLVDQVEFSDTIIVNKISLLSEEKKNKLLTILRSLNADAEIITTDYSKVPLSKVLNTGRFDFDKASQSPLWLKELRGEHVPETEEYGIKSFVYGNRRPFHPERFYQWLHSEKLGVVRAKGFVWLASKMDWVLLYSQAGNLSSYKPEGYWWASIPDEEIPDDPDVFENLQTHWLEPWGDRRQEIVLIGRDMDEKKLRNSLDKCLLSEKEYKEGPEVWAKFDDPFPDWDAMIENVDETSISQEESKV comes from the coding sequence ATGAAACCAAAAATTCCAGTCACAGTTCTCTCTGGATTTTTAGGAGCGGGCAAAACCACCCTTCTAAACCACATCTTATCCAACCGCGAAGGCCTTCGAGTGGCAGTCATTGTGAATGATATGAGTGAAGTAAATATTGACGCAAAACTTGTTGCCTCCGGTGGCAGTTTGAGTCGCACCAATGAAAAGTTAGTGGAGATGTCCAACGGTTGTATCTGCTGTACCCTTCGTGAAGACTTACTCATCGAGATCACCAAACTTGCTAAAGACGGAAAATTTGATTCGATACTCATCGAATCCACCGGAATTTCAGAACCCCTTCCCATTGCTGAGACCTTTACCTTTGCCGATGAAAACGGCGTCAGTTTATCGGATATCGTTAGCCTTGACTCTATGATTACTGTTGTGGATGCTGTTAACTTTTTAAAAGATTTTCAAAGTTTGGATTCATTGAGTGAACGTAAATTAGGTGCCGGTGAAGATGATGACCGCGATATTGTAGACTTACTAGTAGACCAAGTGGAATTTAGCGATACGATCATAGTAAACAAAATCAGTTTGTTATCGGAAGAAAAAAAGAATAAACTTCTTACCATCTTACGTTCCTTAAATGCGGATGCTGAAATCATCACCACAGATTATAGTAAAGTCCCTCTATCCAAAGTTTTGAATACAGGGAGATTTGATTTTGATAAGGCAAGCCAGTCTCCTTTATGGCTCAAAGAACTCCGAGGGGAACATGTTCCCGAAACCGAAGAGTATGGAATCAAAAGTTTTGTATATGGGAATAGACGTCCCTTCCATCCGGAACGTTTTTACCAGTGGTTGCATTCGGAAAAACTAGGTGTGGTTCGGGCCAAAGGTTTTGTTTGGCTCGCAAGTAAAATGGACTGGGTTCTTCTCTACTCGCAAGCAGGTAATTTATCCTCTTATAAACCCGAAGGGTATTGGTGGGCGAGTATTCCAGACGAAGAGATCCCTGATGATCCTGATGTATTTGAAAATTTACAAACACACTGGTTAGAACCTTGGGGGGACAGGCGCCAAGAGATTGTTCTCATTGGTCGTGATATGGATGAAAAAAAATTAAGAAACTCTCTCGATAAATGTCTGTTAAGTGAAAAAGAATATAAGGAAGGGCCAGAAGTTTGGGCAAAATTTGACGATCCATTTCCAGATTGGGATGCAATGATCGAGAACGTAGATGAAACTTCTATCTCACAAGAAGAATCAAAGGTATAA
- a CDS encoding imelysin family protein: protein MKPLNLILKILTFGFYILLYNCGANSDKASERAQILGLVDTYFRTYSTSSLLSDITNKLIIPKYTNLDTKVSALQTATTTYTANPDVTNLNAVRNAWIEADLAYREIEWAYFGPAYIPYNVYLYLDSFSRSFPIDPTAIESKITSNLTPNGLRVDGLDAAEYLLFKDNTTTTNAAFADNNRKNYLNKLIQDIKTQTGLLLIHWDKSKSSSFYYSFTNAGKGSREYPNTKDGLTELTNQMVFFCNTIVDIKIAEPSGLRATNLGVKDITKVETPYANLALDSLLKNLQGFSDLGEAGFYQFLALRSETVTPRLKTQIRTTTTAVTLVKTKYGTFQNAILTGGSDVELMLNEFKKLRVLISTEVISSLGGTIGVSSNDGD, encoded by the coding sequence ATGAAACCATTGAATCTTATATTAAAAATTCTAACCTTCGGATTCTACATTTTGTTATACAACTGTGGAGCGAATTCAGACAAAGCTTCTGAAAGAGCACAAATTCTTGGTTTGGTGGACACCTATTTTAGAACCTATAGCACTTCAAGTTTACTCAGTGATATCACAAACAAACTCATCATTCCGAAATATACTAATTTAGATACAAAAGTGTCTGCATTACAAACGGCCACCACGACCTATACAGCAAACCCTGATGTTACTAATTTAAATGCAGTTCGAAATGCATGGATCGAAGCCGATTTGGCATATAGAGAAATTGAATGGGCTTATTTTGGGCCGGCTTATATCCCATACAATGTTTATCTTTATTTGGATAGTTTTTCTAGGTCATTCCCCATTGATCCCACCGCTATCGAATCCAAAATCACATCCAATTTAACACCGAATGGATTACGAGTGGATGGCCTTGATGCCGCAGAGTATTTACTTTTTAAAGATAACACCACAACTACGAATGCCGCTTTTGCGGATAACAATCGAAAAAACTATCTAAACAAACTCATCCAAGACATCAAAACCCAAACAGGCCTACTCCTCATTCATTGGGATAAATCAAAATCATCTTCATTTTATTATTCCTTTACCAATGCAGGGAAAGGAAGTCGCGAGTATCCAAACACAAAAGATGGACTGACTGAACTAACCAACCAAATGGTATTTTTTTGTAACACCATTGTGGATATTAAAATTGCAGAACCTTCAGGATTACGGGCAACCAATTTAGGTGTAAAAGATATCACAAAAGTTGAAACACCATATGCTAACCTTGCCCTTGATTCTTTATTAAAGAACTTACAGGGTTTTTCTGATTTAGGCGAAGCTGGGTTTTACCAATTTCTTGCCCTTCGAAGCGAAACTGTCACCCCGAGACTAAAAACACAAATCAGAACTACAACGACTGCGGTAACCTTGGTAAAAACAAAATACGGAACCTTTCAAAATGCAATTCTAACGGGCGGAAGTGATGTAGAACTTATGTTAAATGAATTTAAAAAACTCAGAGTGCTCATCTCAACAGAAGTGATCAGTTCCCTTGGTGGTACTATTGGAGTGAGTTCAAATGATGGCGATTGA
- a CDS encoding imelysin family protein, whose protein sequence is MKRTLTLVLSLGLVLNDCTPETENTKTNMLAALVLAASGPNQTAFLETYSQIAFQNYSDAYTDVVALRQKVSAFTAKASPTLAELNEIKTYWRKARRSYLQTEIFRFSQGPIDNPALTGGVEIEPLVNAWPLDEGYIDSVVLTGTITKQGLIDANEGDCATGTCPDGDSAKNISVGWHAIEYLLWGADAPNNFTPGNTITQTNFTTANGAGNAQAKRSAYLLYSTEILENHLLQLKNAWDPSLSTSYVSKFKSTSTSFENVLRGIARFSGGEWGGERMTGVFGGEQEEEHSCFSDNTKADFYYDAKGLDNLFNGTYTGSQTINGYGLKNLLGNESSYIKERIATAELFCLNEFTEDVSLNQACNSSIISSRFDRMIATVNVSGSATENADYNLFRYQIQPAVQEIAKALQRSAANFGVSIGDDGLVLE, encoded by the coding sequence ATGAAACGAACTCTGACGCTCGTACTTTCACTTGGTCTTGTATTAAATGACTGTACCCCCGAAACAGAAAACACAAAAACAAATATGTTAGCAGCGTTGGTCTTGGCCGCAAGTGGTCCCAACCAAACTGCATTTTTGGAAACCTATTCGCAGATCGCTTTCCAAAATTATAGCGATGCCTACACAGATGTCGTCGCGTTAAGACAAAAAGTATCTGCTTTTACAGCGAAAGCATCCCCTACCCTTGCCGAGCTAAATGAAATCAAAACCTATTGGAGAAAAGCTCGCCGAAGTTATCTCCAAACAGAAATCTTTCGTTTCAGCCAGGGGCCAATTGACAATCCGGCACTGACTGGTGGCGTAGAAATCGAACCGCTTGTGAACGCTTGGCCACTGGATGAAGGATACATTGATTCAGTTGTACTGACAGGTACAATCACAAAACAAGGATTAATTGATGCAAATGAAGGTGATTGCGCTACTGGAACTTGCCCCGATGGAGATTCTGCAAAAAATATTTCTGTAGGTTGGCATGCCATTGAATACTTGTTATGGGGAGCAGATGCACCAAACAATTTCACACCAGGAAATACAATTACTCAGACCAACTTCACAACAGCAAATGGAGCGGGAAATGCACAAGCGAAACGATCGGCTTATCTTTTGTATTCTACAGAGATTTTGGAAAACCATCTCCTTCAATTGAAAAATGCCTGGGATCCTTCTCTTTCCACTTCCTATGTTTCTAAATTTAAATCTACTTCCACTTCTTTTGAAAATGTATTACGTGGGATTGCAAGATTTTCCGGTGGAGAATGGGGCGGAGAAAGGATGACAGGAGTTTTCGGTGGAGAACAAGAAGAAGAACATTCTTGTTTTTCAGACAATACAAAAGCTGACTTTTATTATGACGCCAAGGGACTAGATAACCTTTTTAACGGAACTTACACAGGTTCTCAAACCATTAATGGTTATGGCTTAAAAAATCTACTAGGCAATGAATCGAGTTATATCAAGGAAAGAATTGCTACTGCAGAATTATTTTGCCTAAATGAATTCACAGAAGATGTTTCCTTAAACCAAGCTTGTAATAGTTCCATTATTTCCAGTCGGTTCGATCGTATGATTGCGACAGTGAACGTCTCTGGTTCTGCAACAGAAAACGCCGACTACAACCTCTTCCGTTACCAAATCCAACCAGCAGTACAAGAAATTGCAAAAGCACTACAACGGTCTGCCGCAAACTTTGGTGTCTCGATTGGAGACGACGGTTTAGTTCTCGAATAA
- a CDS encoding chromosome condensation regulator, with translation MYTNRKIFVKPLIVVLCLAVFSFCEKKETDPSALALLGFTLNLSMVSGTLTDGAGNPIPNASLEIATQDSSRAEGLSKSLSTTTDTGSWQLSLGTGSYEILVKDVNGKTLGSFKLSSSENLEPSIEDISHLTDTIFLVSLANQKEVGSKFEILSPKDGSIIKTYDLALNIKTSDSLTCHVLQNKTEKENITVGKGEVTSSVSMKPLLGANKIQVHCTNEAGVSAKKTVLTYFGNRISAGGSHSGYVVNGSLYTWGRNNFGQLGTGTSTGDLTNPKITKLSTISNVVSIGFNQNSSLAITEDGSVWTWGANAVGQLGMGNIGDLQAAATDAGPRNPPRKVPGITNAVMGVYGFDHVLVLKKDGTVVSFGSNSVGQLGNGTGGAGTYSANPVNVIGLPTDIIQVIGGSDHSAALTKSGDVYVWGKDQYGNLGDGVLGTSTEVNGTPKKVSSLSGIVHIATGRDHILALRNDGTVYAWGLAASGQLGIGGTGSPAPVPTPTLVTGLYNAVSVWANGTQSFAILSDGTVKGWGANSSGNLGTGQTTPAKLYTPGDIVVGIKDIQYFGCGALHNFAILKSGVLYGWGWNFKGSIGRSDLQETWAATTPIYLTIPY, from the coding sequence ATGTACACAAATAGAAAGATTTTCGTAAAACCGCTGATCGTAGTCCTTTGCCTCGCTGTTTTTAGTTTTTGCGAGAAAAAAGAAACGGACCCATCCGCTTTGGCACTGCTTGGGTTTACTTTGAACCTCTCCATGGTTTCGGGAACCCTAACCGATGGGGCAGGAAATCCTATCCCCAATGCCAGTTTGGAAATAGCAACCCAGGATAGCTCCCGAGCTGAGGGACTTTCCAAATCTCTTTCGACAACAACAGACACTGGTTCCTGGCAACTCTCTTTGGGGACTGGTAGTTACGAAATTTTAGTAAAGGACGTCAATGGAAAGACACTCGGATCCTTTAAACTTTCTTCCTCTGAAAATTTAGAACCTTCCATTGAAGACATCTCTCATTTGACAGATACCATTTTTCTTGTGAGTCTTGCGAACCAGAAAGAGGTCGGATCTAAATTTGAAATTCTATCTCCAAAAGACGGAAGTATCATCAAAACATATGATTTGGCATTAAATATAAAAACATCAGATTCTTTAACCTGTCATGTTTTACAAAATAAAACGGAAAAAGAAAATATCACAGTAGGAAAGGGAGAAGTTACTTCATCCGTTTCTATGAAACCTTTACTTGGTGCAAATAAGATCCAAGTCCATTGTACAAATGAAGCGGGTGTTTCTGCGAAAAAAACCGTCCTGACTTATTTTGGAAATCGAATTTCGGCTGGAGGGTCTCACTCCGGTTATGTGGTCAATGGAAGTTTATATACTTGGGGACGAAATAATTTTGGACAACTCGGAACGGGAACTTCCACGGGAGATCTTACCAATCCTAAAATTACCAAACTATCAACAATTTCTAATGTTGTTTCGATTGGATTCAACCAAAACAGTTCCCTTGCCATCACTGAAGATGGATCTGTCTGGACTTGGGGAGCCAATGCCGTTGGTCAATTGGGTATGGGGAATATTGGCGATCTACAAGCAGCTGCGACGGATGCAGGTCCAAGGAATCCGCCGAGGAAGGTTCCTGGGATTACCAATGCGGTAATGGGTGTATATGGTTTTGATCATGTGCTCGTTCTGAAAAAAGACGGAACGGTTGTTAGTTTTGGTTCGAATTCTGTAGGCCAACTTGGGAATGGAACGGGTGGGGCAGGAACTTATTCTGCAAACCCAGTGAATGTGATTGGCCTTCCGACAGATATCATCCAAGTCATTGGAGGATCTGATCATTCAGCCGCCTTGACAAAGTCAGGTGATGTTTATGTTTGGGGTAAAGACCAATATGGAAATTTGGGTGATGGGGTTCTTGGAACTTCTACGGAAGTCAATGGCACTCCTAAAAAAGTAAGTTCTCTTTCTGGAATTGTACATATCGCAACAGGACGTGATCATATCCTTGCTTTAAGAAATGATGGAACCGTGTATGCATGGGGACTTGCTGCCAGTGGTCAATTGGGAATTGGTGGGACTGGGTCACCGGCTCCTGTTCCTACACCGACTCTCGTGACAGGTTTATACAATGCCGTTTCTGTTTGGGCCAATGGCACACAAAGTTTTGCCATTTTGAGTGATGGAACTGTAAAAGGTTGGGGAGCAAACTCCAGTGGAAATTTAGGAACGGGTCAAACAACACCTGCCAAACTTTACACTCCGGGAGACATTGTTGTGGGCATCAAAGATATCCAATACTTTGGGTGTGGGGCATTACATAATTTTGCCATTCTAAAATCCGGTGTTCTATATGGTTGGGGTTGGAACTTTAAAGGTTCCATTGGAAGGTCTGATTTACAAGAAACTTGGGCGGCTACAACACCCATTTATCTAACCATTCCGTACTAA
- a CDS encoding di-heme oxidoredictase family protein has translation MRLFLFFLVLCCYSGCAFVESSACSTGVKFPEFVSNTSVLGCPSEKKLCADDSCLALLGLSQTEKFPWEYEEGEELSGGKAMTSFVTDARAFLQFGKNAPLTTISDFTVGQAVFEVPWTAGFSAGLPDRDGLGPFFHTNSCLGCHLGNGRAVEDDGDPLIFTLVRLGAGSKGNDPEPVYGTQFQPNAVAGVTPEGEVHFEYDTITGTYLDGSSYSLRKPNLVFSGLGYGPFDTNHKTSVRLTQQVIGLGLLESVSEETILKKSDPLDLDGDGISGRPNWIWDLTGSGKSLGRFGWKANAPNLKRQNSAAFSGDIGITSPMFSSENCSLTQTSCSAATSGGNPEVPEEKILAITKYMQLVAVPVRRNPNLPAILTGKKHFFMAGCNKCHTEKMVTGTNVSNPLLSNQTIRPYTDLLLHDMGEDLADGKADGEANEREWRTAPLWGIGLLGTVNGRARYLHDGRAKTLDEAILWHGGEAEKSKKYFLALNVSDRASMIRFLLSL, from the coding sequence ATGAGATTATTTCTATTTTTCCTGGTTCTTTGTTGTTATTCTGGATGTGCGTTTGTGGAATCAAGCGCCTGTTCTACGGGAGTCAAATTCCCTGAGTTTGTAAGTAATACATCAGTTTTGGGATGCCCATCTGAGAAAAAACTTTGTGCCGATGATTCTTGTTTGGCCTTACTCGGTTTGTCTCAAACGGAAAAATTTCCTTGGGAATACGAAGAAGGGGAAGAACTTTCTGGTGGAAAGGCCATGACGAGTTTCGTAACTGATGCTCGTGCCTTCCTTCAATTTGGAAAAAATGCTCCCTTAACAACAATCTCCGATTTTACTGTGGGGCAGGCTGTCTTTGAAGTTCCTTGGACAGCAGGTTTTTCTGCTGGTTTACCAGACCGGGATGGGCTTGGACCTTTTTTTCATACCAATTCCTGTTTGGGTTGTCATTTGGGAAATGGAAGAGCAGTAGAAGATGACGGAGATCCTCTAATTTTCACCTTGGTTCGGTTAGGTGCTGGAAGCAAAGGAAATGATCCAGAACCAGTTTATGGAACTCAATTCCAACCAAATGCAGTTGCCGGTGTGACTCCAGAAGGGGAGGTTCATTTCGAATATGATACCATCACTGGAACGTATTTGGATGGAAGTTCCTATTCGCTTCGAAAACCTAATTTAGTATTTAGTGGACTTGGGTATGGCCCATTCGATACAAATCACAAAACTTCTGTTCGGTTGACACAACAAGTCATCGGCCTTGGTCTTTTAGAATCTGTTTCTGAAGAGACCATCTTAAAAAAATCGGATCCACTTGATTTAGATGGGGATGGAATTTCCGGAAGGCCCAATTGGATTTGGGATCTTACGGGAAGTGGAAAATCTCTCGGCCGTTTTGGGTGGAAGGCAAATGCACCAAATCTCAAACGCCAAAACTCGGCCGCCTTTTCTGGTGATATTGGAATCACAAGTCCTATGTTTTCATCGGAAAATTGTTCTTTGACCCAAACCTCTTGTTCTGCTGCTACGAGTGGTGGGAACCCAGAAGTCCCAGAAGAAAAAATTCTAGCCATTACGAAATATATGCAACTAGTTGCGGTGCCTGTTCGTCGGAATCCAAATTTACCAGCAATTCTCACTGGCAAAAAACATTTTTTTATGGCAGGATGTAACAAATGTCATACGGAAAAAATGGTTACGGGAACGAATGTTTCGAACCCACTCCTTTCCAACCAAACCATACGTCCTTATACCGATTTACTTTTGCATGATATGGGTGAGGATCTTGCTGATGGGAAAGCCGATGGGGAAGCAAACGAGAGAGAATGGAGAACGGCACCACTTTGGGGGATCGGCCTTCTCGGAACTGTCAATGGAAGGGCTCGGTATTTACATGATGGTCGTGCAAAAACTTTGGACGAAGCCATTCTTTGGCATGGCGGGGAAGCCGAAAAAAGTAAAAAATATTTTTTAGCCCTGAATGTATCGGATCGTGCCAGTATGATTCGATTTTTACTATCATTGTAA
- a CDS encoding di-heme oxidoredictase family protein — MKLKHLILIISLGFHLQCKKNEDEKNLNTAIILSAILSSPSCSTGDFLNDPCEQFSGGDTTTFDSTESAFDLEAANVVDPRRSIDFQDGNANFNRTWLPTGNSSVAGLGPVFNNRSCQGCHVKDGRGRPPADGTSFSSMLIRLSVSGSNPTTGGPLPMTNFGTQLNTEGILEFGTGTQIPKEGTANITYTEEPGNFPDGESYSLRKPSYTITWNVGGGATQINVANPGQAYHPTNNPSGSYFISPRTAPMLPGLGLLEAIPESTIRSFVDANDSNGDGISGRANLVWDTTQAKSFLGRFGWKANQPNLTHQNASAFLGDIGLTTPIFPSENCATGQTVCTASPSGNGSNPEISNERLSRVTFYTSLVSVPGRRGWRSEDVKKGKELFIQIGCSSCHIPRLKTGDHSIAEISNQEIRPYTDLLLHDMGDALSDNRSDFLASGNEWRTTPLWGLGLIERVNGHELLMHDGRARGIQEAILWHGGEGEQSKNNYKLLPKESRTKVLSFLKSL, encoded by the coding sequence ATGAAATTAAAACACCTTATCCTAATCATAAGTCTCGGATTCCATCTCCAATGCAAAAAAAATGAAGATGAAAAAAACCTAAACACTGCCATCATTCTATCTGCCATTCTTTCTTCTCCCTCCTGTTCTACGGGAGATTTTTTAAATGATCCCTGTGAACAATTTAGTGGTGGTGATACTACCACCTTTGATTCTACGGAATCTGCATTTGATTTAGAAGCCGCCAATGTTGTGGATCCTAGACGTTCTATCGATTTCCAAGATGGAAATGCAAACTTCAATCGCACTTGGCTTCCTACTGGAAACTCATCTGTGGCAGGACTTGGGCCTGTCTTTAACAACCGTTCGTGCCAAGGTTGCCATGTCAAAGATGGACGAGGTCGACCTCCAGCAGATGGAACTAGTTTCTCATCAATGCTCATTCGTTTGAGTGTTTCTGGATCCAATCCAACGACTGGTGGCCCACTTCCTATGACAAACTTTGGCACCCAATTGAATACCGAAGGAATTTTAGAATTTGGAACAGGAACTCAAATTCCCAAAGAAGGAACAGCTAACATTACTTATACAGAAGAACCAGGAAATTTTCCCGATGGAGAATCATATTCTCTACGGAAACCAAGTTATACAATCACTTGGAATGTGGGAGGCGGCGCCACACAAATTAATGTCGCAAATCCTGGCCAAGCCTATCATCCAACAAACAATCCTTCAGGATCTTATTTCATTTCACCAAGAACGGCACCTATGCTCCCAGGGCTTGGACTTTTGGAAGCAATTCCAGAATCTACCATTCGTTCTTTTGTCGATGCCAATGATTCAAATGGAGATGGAATTTCAGGAAGGGCAAACTTGGTTTGGGATACAACACAAGCAAAATCATTTCTCGGACGGTTTGGATGGAAAGCAAACCAACCCAACCTAACACATCAAAACGCAAGTGCTTTTCTTGGTGACATTGGTCTTACAACTCCCATCTTTCCCAGTGAAAATTGTGCCACCGGACAAACTGTATGTACAGCAAGCCCATCAGGAAATGGATCTAATCCAGAAATCTCTAACGAACGTTTGAGCCGTGTTACATTTTACACAAGTCTTGTGAGTGTTCCCGGTAGACGTGGTTGGAGATCAGAGGATGTGAAAAAAGGAAAAGAACTTTTCATCCAAATTGGATGTTCCTCTTGCCATATCCCGAGATTAAAAACGGGAGATCATTCCATTGCAGAAATTTCCAACCAAGAAATACGACCTTATACAGACTTACTTCTCCACGATATGGGAGATGCCTTGAGTGATAATCGTTCTGATTTTTTAGCATCAGGGAATGAGTGGAGGACCACTCCACTTTGGGGGCTTGGGCTCATTGAACGAGTGAATGGCCATGAACTTTTGATGCATGATGGAAGAGCTCGGGGAATTCAAGAAGCAATCCTATGGCACGGTGGCGAAGGGGAACAAAGTAAAAACAATTATAAACTTTTACCCAAAGAATCTAGAACAAAGGTCCTCAGTTTTTTAAAATCTTTATGA